From a region of the Xanthomonas rydalmerensis genome:
- a CDS encoding alkaline phosphatase translates to MRLPVSALAAASTLLLGACASTPHAPAASANVAPIVVPAVAHPAGETPAWWYRSGAAKAANNGAMRGKAKNVILFLGDGMSLTTVAAARILDGQRKGASGEENQLSWEAFPATALSKTYNTDSQTPDSAGTMTSITTGVKTHMGAIGVSAGKRDACADSLGKQLLSWLELADSAGMGTGIVTTTRLTHATPAATYAHVPERNWESDADLPEKAVTEGCRDIAQQMVGARFGRGPQVMLAGGRGQFTTVEQRDPEYDDKVGLRLDGRDLVGEWRQRHPQGAYVWTRGQLEAAQNAPALLGLFEPDHMQFDHDRDRSANGDPSLAEMTRAAIRTLSQDKNGYVLMVEGGRIDHAHHAGNAYRALDETIALSQAVQAAADATSAEDTLIIVTADHSHTLNFVGYPQRGNPILGKVRGTSGEDANTGDLALDGNGQPYATLSYANGPGYTGASNQQPAGVKTFPHAPSNFEPANGRPDLTHVDTESPDFMQEALVPTKAETHGGDDVGIWARGPGSNAFRGSLEENVIYHVIVQATPTLRARLCQAGTCNGDGVPVELPKPAAFMTSAATAQ, encoded by the coding sequence ATGCGCCTTCCCGTTTCCGCCCTCGCCGCCGCCTCCACCCTGCTGCTGGGCGCCTGCGCCAGCACGCCGCACGCGCCGGCCGCCAGCGCCAACGTCGCGCCGATCGTCGTTCCCGCCGTGGCCCACCCGGCCGGCGAGACCCCGGCATGGTGGTACCGCAGCGGCGCCGCCAAGGCCGCCAACAACGGTGCCATGCGCGGCAAGGCCAAGAACGTCATCCTGTTCCTGGGCGACGGCATGAGCCTGACCACGGTCGCCGCCGCACGCATCCTCGACGGCCAGCGCAAGGGCGCCTCCGGCGAGGAGAACCAGTTGTCCTGGGAGGCATTTCCCGCCACCGCACTGAGCAAGACCTACAACACCGATTCGCAAACGCCGGACTCGGCCGGCACCATGACCTCGATCACCACCGGGGTGAAGACCCACATGGGCGCGATCGGCGTGTCCGCCGGCAAGCGCGACGCCTGCGCCGACAGCCTCGGCAAGCAGTTGCTGAGCTGGCTGGAGCTGGCCGACAGCGCCGGTATGGGCACCGGCATCGTCACCACCACCCGGCTGACCCACGCCACCCCGGCCGCGACCTATGCGCACGTGCCGGAGCGCAACTGGGAGAGCGATGCCGACCTGCCGGAGAAGGCGGTGACCGAGGGCTGCCGCGACATCGCCCAGCAGATGGTCGGCGCACGCTTCGGGCGCGGCCCGCAGGTGATGCTGGCCGGCGGCCGCGGCCAGTTCACCACCGTCGAACAGCGCGACCCCGAGTACGACGACAAGGTCGGCCTGCGCCTGGACGGCCGCGACCTGGTCGGCGAATGGCGCCAGCGCCATCCGCAGGGCGCCTACGTGTGGACCCGCGGGCAACTGGAAGCGGCGCAGAACGCACCGGCGCTGCTGGGCCTGTTCGAGCCGGACCACATGCAGTTCGACCACGACCGCGACCGCAGCGCCAACGGCGACCCGAGCCTGGCCGAGATGACCCGCGCCGCGATCCGCACCCTGTCGCAGGACAAGAACGGTTACGTGCTGATGGTCGAAGGCGGACGCATCGACCACGCGCACCACGCCGGCAACGCCTACCGCGCGCTGGACGAGACCATCGCCCTGTCGCAGGCGGTGCAGGCCGCGGCGGACGCGACCTCGGCCGAGGACACGCTGATCATCGTCACCGCCGACCACTCGCACACGCTGAACTTCGTCGGCTACCCGCAGCGCGGCAACCCGATCCTGGGCAAGGTGCGCGGCACCAGCGGCGAGGACGCCAACACCGGCGACCTGGCACTGGACGGCAACGGCCAGCCCTACGCCACGCTCAGCTACGCCAACGGCCCCGGCTACACCGGCGCCAGCAACCAGCAGCCGGCGGGGGTCAAGACCTTCCCGCATGCGCCGAGCAACTTCGAGCCGGCCAACGGCCGTCCGGACCTGACCCATGTCGACACCGAAAGCCCGGACTTCATGCAGGAAGCGCTGGTGCCGACCAAGGCCGAGACCCATGGCGGCGACGACGTCGGCATCTGGGCGCGCGGCCCCGGCAGCAACGCCTTCCGCGGCAGCCTGGAAGAGAACGTGATCTACCACGTGATCGTGCAGGCCACGCCGACGCTGCGTGCGCGGCTGTGCCAGGCCGGTACCTGCAACGGCGACGGCGTGCCGGTGGAGCTGCCCAAGCCGGCGGCGTTCATGACCAGCGCCGCGACCGCGCAATGA
- a CDS encoding WG repeat-containing protein, whose product MRRLRPHGGSLRAAVALFAALAALGTVPAIAAQPAADACRLGDPNSDRPVVPGCRLGADERLVLTPQALRRLHFDRDGLALLSVGARFYYVRADGRSLPVITWDNGADGFTEGLTRGIVHGRIGFYDRQLREVIAPVHDFAWPFEHGVAEVCDGCSAGTPDGDGHTPMQGGRWYSIDRHNREVPAPKR is encoded by the coding sequence ATGAGGCGGCTTCGGCCGCACGGCGGCAGCCTGCGCGCGGCCGTTGCACTATTCGCTGCGCTGGCCGCGCTCGGTACCGTGCCAGCGATCGCGGCGCAACCGGCCGCCGACGCCTGCCGGCTGGGCGACCCGAACAGCGATCGGCCGGTGGTGCCGGGCTGCCGGCTCGGTGCCGACGAACGCCTGGTCCTGACGCCGCAGGCGCTGCGGCGCCTGCACTTCGATCGCGACGGCCTGGCGCTGCTGAGCGTCGGCGCACGGTTCTACTACGTGCGCGCCGATGGCCGCAGCCTGCCGGTGATCACCTGGGACAACGGCGCGGATGGTTTCACTGAAGGCCTGACCCGCGGCATCGTGCACGGCCGCATCGGCTTCTACGATCGGCAACTGCGCGAGGTGATCGCGCCGGTCCACGACTTCGCTTGGCCGTTCGAGCACGGCGTCGCCGAGGTCTGCGACGGCTGCAGCGCGGGTACGCCCGATGGCGACGGGCACACGCCGATGCAGGGCGGCCGCTGGTACTCCATCGATCGCCACAACCGCGAAGTGCCGGCGCCGAAGCGCTGA
- the tilS gene encoding tRNA lysidine(34) synthetase TilS produces the protein MPPHASPSPLSALAVALPDPAPAPLLLGLSGGLDSTVLLHLLTQQPSYRRAGLRALHVHHGLHPDADAWAAQCAQLCAALAVPLQVVRVQVPRDSGDGLEAAARQARRHAFAQALQPGEWLALAQHRDDQAETFLLRALRASGPDGLAAMQALSDFAGSRLWRPLLAQPRSVLHAYAQQHGLQWIDDPSNADPGFDRNFLRLQVLPLLRQRWPHADAALARSAQLCADAGALLDADDRTALDALQDAPGAPLPLAPLRALPAARRARVLRRWVAQAGLPPLPAAGLAAIERDLLNARADAAAQFAWHGACVRSWSDRLHAERDLAPWPADWQAQWDGRAPLTLPDGRRLHLLAETTLAFDTPLLVRARRGGERLRLPGRTQSQALKHLLQTQALPPWQRARLPLLFDATQLLAAGPDLLAAPLHTWLQAHAACLALDPLPAPARASH, from the coding sequence ATGCCGCCGCATGCCTCTCCGTCCCCGTTGTCCGCACTCGCCGTCGCACTGCCCGATCCGGCGCCGGCGCCACTGTTGCTCGGCCTCAGCGGCGGCCTGGACTCGACCGTGCTGCTGCACCTGCTGACACAGCAGCCATCGTACCGCCGCGCCGGCCTGCGCGCGCTGCACGTGCACCACGGCCTGCATCCCGACGCCGACGCCTGGGCCGCGCAGTGCGCGCAGCTGTGCGCGGCACTGGCGGTGCCGCTGCAGGTGGTGCGGGTCCAGGTACCACGCGACAGCGGCGATGGCCTGGAAGCAGCGGCGCGGCAGGCGCGGCGCCACGCCTTTGCGCAGGCGCTGCAGCCCGGCGAATGGCTGGCGCTGGCCCAACACCGTGACGACCAGGCCGAGACCTTCCTGCTACGTGCGTTGCGCGCGTCCGGCCCGGATGGCCTGGCGGCGATGCAGGCGCTGTCCGACTTCGCCGGCAGCCGCCTGTGGCGGCCGCTGCTGGCGCAACCACGCAGCGTGCTGCACGCCTATGCGCAACAGCACGGCCTGCAGTGGATCGACGACCCCAGCAATGCCGATCCCGGCTTCGATCGCAATTTCCTGCGCCTGCAGGTGCTGCCGCTGCTGCGCCAGCGCTGGCCGCATGCCGACGCCGCCCTCGCCCGCAGCGCGCAACTGTGCGCCGACGCCGGCGCACTGCTGGACGCGGACGACCGCACGGCGCTCGACGCGCTGCAGGACGCCCCAGGCGCCCCGCTTCCGCTCGCCCCGCTCCGCGCCCTGCCCGCCGCGCGGCGCGCGCGCGTGCTGCGACGCTGGGTCGCGCAGGCCGGGCTGCCGCCATTGCCGGCGGCCGGCCTGGCCGCGATCGAACGCGATCTACTGAACGCGCGTGCCGATGCCGCGGCGCAGTTCGCATGGCATGGCGCCTGCGTGCGCAGTTGGAGCGACAGGCTCCATGCCGAGCGCGACCTCGCGCCATGGCCTGCGGACTGGCAGGCGCAGTGGGACGGCCGCGCACCGCTGACGCTGCCCGATGGCCGCCGATTGCACCTGCTCGCCGAGACCACACTGGCCTTCGACACGCCGCTGCTGGTGCGCGCACGCCGCGGCGGCGAACGCCTGCGCCTGCCCGGGCGGACGCAGTCGCAGGCACTGAAGCACCTGCTGCAGACGCAGGCGCTGCCGCCCTGGCAGCGCGCACGGCTGCCGCTACTGTTCGACGCCACGCAGCTACTGGCCGCCGGGCCGGACCTGCTGGCCGCGCCGTTGCACACCTGGCTGCAGGCGCACGCCGCATGCCTGGCGCTGGATCCGCTGCCAGCGCCGGCACGCGCGTCGCATTGA
- a CDS encoding exodeoxyribonuclease VII small subunit produces the protein MPKKSQDDTSPVARFEQSLEELEVLVEKMEAGDLSLEQSLSAYERGVGLYRQCQQALEQAELRVRLLSDPEQPDSAEPFDPVPPHGG, from the coding sequence ATGCCCAAGAAGTCCCAAGACGATACCTCCCCGGTCGCCCGCTTCGAGCAATCGCTCGAGGAGCTGGAAGTACTGGTGGAGAAGATGGAAGCCGGCGACCTGAGCCTGGAACAGTCGCTGAGCGCCTACGAGCGCGGCGTGGGCCTGTACCGGCAATGCCAGCAGGCGCTGGAGCAGGCCGAACTGCGCGTGCGCCTGCTCAGCGATCCCGAGCAGCCCGACAGCGCCGAACCCTTCGATCCCGTACCGCCCCATGGCGGCTGA
- a CDS encoding polyprenyl synthetase family protein produces MAADAAFAHWRERVEAGLQAQLPAATLAPQRLHAAMRHATLGGGKRMRPLLVYASGALFGADDAQLDAPALAVELIHAYSLVHDDLPAMDDDALRRGQPTVHIAFDEATAILAGDALQSLAFALLANAEAAATLRVQWLQTLAEAAGAAGMCGGQALDIDATGRVQALPDLQRMHALKTGALIRASVRLGALGGGADADALAQLDTFATALGLAFQVRDDILDVEASSEQLGKTAGKDAAQAKSTYPALLGMDGAKAKLAELAQAMQDSLHGYGTAADALAALARLAVDRAH; encoded by the coding sequence ATGGCGGCTGACGCGGCGTTCGCGCACTGGCGCGAACGGGTGGAAGCCGGCCTGCAGGCGCAGTTGCCGGCGGCGACGCTGGCGCCGCAACGCCTGCACGCGGCGATGCGCCACGCCACCCTGGGCGGCGGCAAGCGCATGCGCCCGCTGCTGGTCTACGCCAGCGGCGCGCTGTTCGGTGCCGACGATGCGCAGCTGGATGCACCGGCGCTGGCGGTGGAACTGATCCATGCGTATTCGCTGGTCCACGACGACCTGCCGGCGATGGACGACGACGCCCTGCGCCGCGGCCAGCCGACCGTGCACATCGCCTTCGACGAAGCCACCGCGATCCTCGCCGGCGACGCGCTGCAGAGCCTGGCGTTCGCGCTGCTGGCCAATGCCGAGGCGGCGGCGACGCTGCGCGTGCAGTGGCTGCAGACCCTGGCCGAGGCCGCCGGCGCGGCCGGCATGTGCGGCGGCCAGGCATTGGACATCGACGCCACCGGCCGCGTACAGGCGCTGCCCGACCTGCAACGCATGCATGCGCTCAAGACAGGTGCGCTGATCCGCGCCAGCGTGCGTCTGGGCGCGCTCGGCGGCGGCGCCGACGCCGACGCGCTCGCGCAGCTGGACACCTTCGCCACCGCGCTGGGCCTGGCCTTCCAGGTGCGCGACGACATCCTCGACGTGGAAGCCAGCTCCGAACAGCTCGGCAAGACCGCCGGCAAGGACGCGGCGCAGGCCAAATCCACCTACCCTGCCCTGCTGGGCATGGACGGCGCCAAGGCCAAGCTGGCCGAACTGGCGCAGGCGATGCAGGACAGCCTGCACGGCTACGGCACCGCCGCCGATGCGCTGGCGGCGCTGGCACGGCTCGCGGTCGATCGCGCGCACTGA
- a CDS encoding M35 family metallo-endopeptidase yields MKHASRISAAIGFSLVGIISAATAQSQLTRAPASLQVELTPVADADGQQRGQMAVTVRNTGEQVARVPKWELPLGDLDNALFQVQRDGKPVDYVGRLVKRAAPRAEDMVVLQPGEVKQAQIDLSRTYDLTRSGNYSIRLDTPLQGAAFSDGARMLRADGAPQTLTSAPLTVWLDGGRGHAVRNDLLVGPQAVVNGVNYASCSTSQISTIGSAVNAARTYSQNAKTYLNGGSTGARYTTWFGAYNASRYSTATSNFVNIDSAIDQNNGQITINCGCSDSSYAYVYPNQPYQIYVCNAFWSAPLTGTDSKAGTLIHEMSHFSVVAGTQDTAYGQSAAKSLAQSDPARAVKNADSHEYFAENNPSQN; encoded by the coding sequence ATGAAACACGCATCCCGGATCTCGGCAGCGATCGGCTTCAGCCTGGTCGGCATCATCTCGGCGGCTACCGCGCAATCGCAACTCACGCGCGCACCTGCGTCACTGCAGGTCGAACTGACGCCGGTCGCCGACGCCGACGGCCAGCAGCGCGGCCAGATGGCGGTGACCGTCCGCAACACCGGCGAGCAGGTCGCGCGCGTGCCCAAGTGGGAACTGCCGCTGGGCGATCTCGACAACGCGCTGTTCCAGGTCCAGCGCGACGGCAAGCCGGTGGATTACGTCGGACGCCTGGTCAAGCGCGCCGCACCGCGCGCCGAGGACATGGTGGTGCTGCAGCCCGGCGAAGTGAAGCAGGCGCAGATCGACCTGAGTCGCACCTACGACCTGACCCGCAGCGGCAACTACAGCATCCGTCTCGACACGCCGCTGCAGGGCGCCGCGTTCTCCGATGGCGCGCGCATGTTGCGCGCCGACGGCGCGCCGCAGACCCTGACCAGTGCGCCGCTGACGGTGTGGCTGGACGGCGGCCGCGGCCATGCGGTGCGCAACGACCTGCTGGTCGGCCCGCAGGCAGTGGTCAACGGCGTCAACTACGCCTCGTGCAGCACCAGCCAGATCAGCACCATCGGCAGCGCGGTGAACGCAGCGCGCACCTACTCGCAGAACGCCAAGACCTACCTCAACGGCGGCAGCACCGGCGCGCGCTACACCACCTGGTTCGGCGCCTACAACGCCAGCCGCTACAGCACCGCCACCTCCAACTTCGTCAACATCGATTCGGCGATCGACCAGAACAACGGGCAGATCACCATCAACTGCGGCTGCAGCGACAGCTCCTACGCCTACGTGTATCCGAATCAGCCGTACCAGATCTACGTCTGCAATGCGTTCTGGAGCGCGCCGCTGACCGGCACCGACTCCAAGGCCGGCACCCTGATCCACGAAATGAGCCACTTCAGCGTGGTCGCCGGCACCCAGGACACCGCGTACGGGCAGAGCGCGGCCAAGAGCCTGGCCCAGAGCGATCCGGCGCGCGCGGTGAAGAACGCCGACAGCCACGAGTACTTCGCCGAGAACAATCCGTCGCAGAACTGA
- a CDS encoding DUF1501 domain-containing protein encodes MQLTRRRFLAASGAATVLSLWSGSGLAAPGADTRLLVVLLRGALDGLHALVPTADPDYARLRGALAPPQTLALDGGFALHPALAFAHELYARKQWLPVVAVAPPYRQRSHFEAQDCLENGTARPSGASSGWLNRCALALHGAEAVSVSAVTPLIMRGPGAVNSWSPPLPSAVNPILLQRLQPLYAADPQLAGGFARALREQGMQVDSVKGGQLPQAMSAAASFMAKPDGPRIGFVEDAGWDTHGNQAAVLQRKLGELDAGLRAFHDGAQACWSRSVVAVVTEFGRTAAVNGTGGTDHGTGGVAFLAGGAVRGGRIAGDWPGLSPRALNEGRDLRATSDLRSLFRHVLGAHLGVSERALDTQVFPGSAGLSRLEGLVA; translated from the coding sequence ATGCAACTGACTCGCCGCCGTTTCCTCGCCGCCAGCGGTGCGGCCACCGTGTTGAGCCTGTGGTCCGGCAGCGGCCTGGCTGCGCCGGGTGCCGACACACGCCTGCTGGTGGTGCTGCTGCGCGGTGCGCTGGATGGACTGCACGCGCTGGTGCCGACCGCCGACCCCGACTACGCGCGCCTGCGCGGCGCGCTGGCGCCGCCGCAGACCCTGGCCCTGGATGGCGGCTTCGCGTTGCATCCGGCGCTGGCGTTCGCGCACGAACTGTATGCGCGCAAGCAATGGTTGCCGGTGGTGGCGGTGGCGCCGCCGTACCGCCAGCGCTCGCACTTCGAGGCGCAGGATTGCCTGGAGAACGGCACCGCGCGGCCCAGCGGCGCCTCCAGCGGCTGGCTCAACCGCTGCGCGCTGGCCCTGCATGGCGCCGAGGCGGTGTCGGTGAGCGCGGTGACGCCGCTGATCATGCGCGGCCCGGGCGCGGTGAACAGCTGGTCGCCGCCTCTGCCGAGCGCGGTCAACCCGATCCTGCTGCAGCGCCTGCAGCCGCTGTACGCCGCCGATCCGCAACTGGCCGGCGGCTTTGCGCGCGCGTTGCGCGAGCAGGGCATGCAGGTGGACAGCGTCAAGGGCGGGCAACTGCCGCAGGCGATGAGCGCGGCGGCCAGCTTCATGGCCAAGCCCGACGGGCCGCGGATCGGGTTCGTCGAGGATGCCGGCTGGGATACCCACGGCAACCAGGCCGCGGTGCTGCAGCGCAAGCTGGGCGAACTGGATGCGGGGCTGCGCGCGTTCCACGATGGTGCGCAGGCCTGCTGGTCGCGCAGCGTGGTCGCGGTGGTGACCGAATTCGGCCGTACCGCGGCGGTGAACGGCACCGGCGGCACCGACCATGGCACCGGCGGCGTGGCCTTCCTGGCCGGCGGCGCGGTGCGCGGTGGGCGCATTGCCGGGGACTGGCCCGGCCTGTCGCCGCGTGCCTTGAACGAGGGCCGCGACCTGCGCGCCACCAGCGACCTGCGCAGCCTGTTCCGGCATGTGCTCGGCGCGCATCTGGGCGTGTCCGAGCGCGCGCTGGACACCCAGGTGTTTCCCGGCAGTGCGGGGCTGTCCAGGTTGGAGGGATTGGTGGCCTAG
- a CDS encoding DUF1800 domain-containing protein, translating into MIRRESLSAANRFGLGARPGDLAAMGEPRAWLAAQLQSPPLAPELQGLPDSLAYMRREADYQRERRQARRQAAGDPQQAAQQAQQAVRGLYRQAQAQELAARYRVAVASPAGFAERLVQFWSNHFAVSVDKRAAALYAAPMEREAIRPHCMGRFADLLLAVERHPAMLRYLDNANSVGPDSLLAQRAQRRAMRMDPERPARRLGLNENLAREILELHTLGVDGGYTQADVTELARAITGWGVPAPRDFEQGAPERAFVFRAPAHAAGGRLVLGRRYAEDGMAQGEAILAALARHPATAQHVSRKLARHFVRDDPPPALVQRMTDAWLRSDGDLRHVYGALIDSPEAWDVQARKFKPPQDFVVSALRAGGDWPAAPQSQKTVLTLLARMGQPPFTPRSPAGYADVAAEWNGADALWKRVQAAEALAGLAPGDPLALAASAFGDGPDADTLTAVRRAESPREGVAVLLASPAFQWRV; encoded by the coding sequence ATGATCCGCCGCGAGAGCTTGAGCGCCGCCAACCGCTTCGGCCTGGGCGCCCGTCCCGGCGACCTGGCCGCCATGGGCGAGCCGCGCGCCTGGCTGGCCGCGCAACTGCAGTCGCCGCCGCTGGCGCCGGAGCTGCAGGGCCTGCCCGACAGCCTGGCCTACATGCGTCGCGAGGCCGATTACCAGCGCGAACGCCGCCAGGCGCGGCGGCAGGCAGCCGGCGATCCGCAGCAGGCCGCCCAGCAGGCGCAGCAGGCCGTGCGCGGGCTGTACCGGCAGGCACAGGCGCAGGAGCTGGCGGCGCGCTACCGAGTCGCGGTCGCCAGCCCGGCCGGGTTCGCCGAGCGCCTGGTGCAGTTCTGGTCCAATCATTTCGCGGTCTCGGTCGACAAGCGCGCGGCCGCGCTGTACGCGGCGCCGATGGAGCGCGAGGCGATCCGCCCGCACTGCATGGGCCGCTTCGCCGATCTGCTGCTGGCGGTGGAGCGGCACCCGGCGATGCTGCGCTACCTGGACAACGCCAACTCGGTCGGCCCCGACTCGCTGCTGGCGCAACGCGCGCAGCGCCGGGCCATGCGCATGGATCCCGAGCGCCCTGCGCGTCGCCTGGGGCTCAACGAGAATCTGGCGCGCGAAATCCTGGAACTGCACACGCTGGGCGTGGACGGCGGCTACACCCAGGCCGACGTCACCGAACTGGCGCGCGCGATCACCGGCTGGGGCGTGCCGGCGCCGCGCGATTTCGAGCAGGGCGCGCCCGAGCGGGCGTTCGTGTTCCGCGCGCCGGCGCATGCCGCCGGCGGCCGGCTGGTGCTTGGCCGGCGCTATGCCGAGGACGGCATGGCGCAGGGCGAGGCGATCCTGGCGGCGCTGGCGCGGCACCCGGCCACCGCGCAGCACGTCTCGCGCAAGCTGGCCCGGCATTTCGTCCGCGACGATCCGCCGCCGGCGCTGGTGCAGCGCATGACCGACGCCTGGTTGCGCAGCGACGGCGACCTGCGCCACGTCTATGGCGCCCTGATCGACAGCCCGGAGGCGTGGGACGTGCAGGCGCGCAAGTTCAAGCCGCCGCAGGATTTCGTGGTGTCGGCGCTGCGCGCCGGCGGCGACTGGCCGGCGGCGCCGCAGTCGCAGAAGACGGTGCTGACCCTGCTGGCGCGGATGGGGCAGCCGCCGTTCACTCCGCGCTCGCCGGCCGGCTACGCCGACGTGGCGGCGGAATGGAACGGCGCCGACGCGCTGTGGAAGCGCGTGCAGGCCGCCGAGGCGCTGGCCGGGCTGGCACCGGGCGATCCGCTGGCGCTGGCCGCGTCCGCGTTCGGCGACGGGCCGGATGCGGACACGCTGACCGCGGTGCGCCGCGCCGAGTCGCCGCGCGAAGGCGTTGCGGTGCTGTTGGCCAGTCCGGCCTTCCAATGGCGCGTCTGA
- a CDS encoding DUF4870 domain-containing protein, with the protein MSEFDNVTAPPPPPASAGPQEDRTVALITHLSGLLLGFIVPLIIWLVNKDNPAKSFLNDQAKEALNFQITIAIAYLICAVLTVIIIGGLLAPLVWVVNLVFCILAGIKANEGVAYRYPFALRLIK; encoded by the coding sequence ATGAGCGAATTCGACAACGTCACCGCCCCGCCGCCGCCGCCGGCCTCGGCAGGGCCGCAGGAAGACCGCACGGTCGCGCTGATCACCCATCTGTCGGGGCTCTTGCTGGGTTTCATCGTGCCGCTGATCATCTGGCTGGTGAACAAGGACAACCCGGCCAAGTCCTTCCTCAACGACCAGGCCAAGGAAGCGCTGAATTTCCAGATCACCATCGCCATTGCCTACCTGATCTGCGCGGTGCTCACCGTGATCATCATCGGCGGCTTGCTGGCGCCGCTGGTATGGGTGGTGAACCTGGTGTTCTGCATCCTGGCCGGCATCAAGGCCAACGAAGGCGTCGCCTACCGCTACCCGTTCGCGCTGCGTCTGATCAAGTAA
- a CDS encoding DUF4870 domain-containing protein — translation MQVTDTENTSTDGPAPAWERVLAAFAHLSMWIGLFAACNVHLGYALWWLLLLWLLPGVQWWAMRGRQPFAAEHARQAMRMGFGLSLLSAVLLAPAVLIFGAVLVFGWLLILMLLVAMGVSLHAAAKAMLGRR, via the coding sequence ATGCAGGTAACCGACACCGAGAACACGAGCACCGACGGCCCCGCGCCCGCGTGGGAGCGCGTGCTGGCGGCATTTGCGCATCTGTCGATGTGGATCGGCTTGTTCGCCGCCTGCAATGTGCACCTGGGCTACGCGCTGTGGTGGCTGCTGTTGCTGTGGCTGTTGCCGGGCGTGCAATGGTGGGCGATGCGGGGCAGGCAGCCGTTTGCCGCCGAACACGCGCGCCAGGCCATGCGGATGGGCTTCGGCCTGTCGCTGCTGAGTGCGGTCTTGCTGGCGCCGGCTGTGCTGATCTTCGGTGCCGTGCTCGTGTTCGGGTGGCTGCTGATCCTGATGCTGCTTGTGGCGATGGGCGTCAGCCTGCACGCTGCGGCCAAGGCCATGCTCGGTCGCCGCTAG
- the pmbA gene encoding metalloprotease PmbA, protein MNAITPDLHRDDSQQRLERLSDIAERLLARARALGASQAEVSCSEDRGLDVNVRLGAVETVESTRDRGIGVTVYFGQRKGSASTADLHESSLEATVAQACAIARYTEDDVAAGLAEAALMAREQPDYDRWHPWPLQAEEAIDLALACEAAGRDADARISNSDGASAGSSESLSVYANSHGFVGCERSTHHSIACTLIAGQGDGMQRDGWYSSALAREDLERASAIGRRAAERTVARLQPRSLPTGEVPVLFAPEVARSLVGHLLGAVSGGALYRRTSFLLDSAGTRLFPDWFAIDELPHLRRGLRSAAFDGEGVATRDAPLVRDGVLQRYVLGSYSARKLGLQTTANAGGVHNLQVAANAEDLQAILKGMPRGLLVTDLMGNGVNPVTGDYSRGAGGFWIENGEIAYPVDEITIAGNLRQMFQDIEAVGADIDVRSHVHIGAVLIGRMTVAGND, encoded by the coding sequence TTGAACGCGATCACCCCCGATTTGCACCGCGACGACAGCCAGCAGCGCCTGGAGCGCCTGTCCGACATCGCCGAGCGGCTGCTGGCGCGCGCCCGCGCGCTCGGCGCCAGCCAGGCCGAGGTCAGCTGCAGCGAAGACCGCGGCCTGGACGTCAACGTGCGCCTGGGCGCGGTGGAGACCGTGGAGTCCACCCGCGACCGCGGCATCGGCGTCACCGTCTACTTCGGCCAGCGCAAGGGCAGCGCCAGCACCGCCGACCTGCACGAGTCCAGCCTGGAGGCCACCGTGGCCCAGGCCTGCGCGATCGCCCGCTACACCGAGGACGATGTGGCCGCCGGCCTGGCCGAGGCGGCGCTGATGGCCCGCGAGCAGCCCGATTACGACCGTTGGCATCCGTGGCCGCTGCAGGCCGAGGAGGCGATCGACCTGGCGCTGGCCTGCGAAGCCGCCGGTCGCGACGCCGATGCGCGGATCAGCAATTCCGACGGCGCCTCGGCCGGCAGCAGCGAGAGCCTGTCGGTCTACGCCAATTCGCACGGCTTCGTCGGCTGCGAGCGCAGCACCCACCATTCGATCGCCTGCACGCTGATCGCCGGGCAGGGCGACGGCATGCAGCGCGACGGCTGGTACAGCAGCGCGCTGGCGCGCGAGGACCTGGAGCGTGCGTCGGCGATCGGCCGCCGCGCCGCCGAGCGCACCGTGGCGCGGCTGCAGCCGCGTTCGCTGCCGACCGGCGAGGTGCCGGTGCTGTTCGCGCCGGAGGTGGCGCGCTCGTTGGTCGGGCATCTGCTCGGCGCGGTGTCCGGCGGCGCGTTGTATCGCCGCACCAGCTTCCTGCTCGACAGCGCCGGCACCCGCCTGTTCCCCGACTGGTTCGCGATCGACGAATTGCCGCATCTGCGCCGCGGCCTGCGCTCGGCCGCCTTCGACGGCGAGGGCGTGGCCACCCGCGACGCGCCGCTGGTGCGCGACGGCGTTTTGCAGCGTTACGTGCTGGGCAGCTACTCGGCGCGCAAGCTTGGCCTGCAGACCACCGCCAATGCCGGCGGGGTGCATAACCTGCAGGTGGCGGCCAACGCAGAGGATCTGCAGGCCATCCTCAAGGGCATGCCGCGCGGCCTGCTGGTCACCGACCTGATGGGCAACGGCGTCAATCCGGTCACCGGCGACTACTCGCGCGGCGCCGGCGGGTTCTGGATCGAGAACGGCGAAATCGCCTATCCGGTGGACGAGATCACCATCGCCGGCAACCTGCGGCAGATGTTCCAGGACATCGAGGCGGTGGGCGCCGACATCGATGTGCGCTCGCACGTGCACATCGGCGCGGTGCTGATCGGCCGGATGACGGTGGCGGGCAACGACTGA